In the Bradyrhizobium guangzhouense genome, one interval contains:
- a CDS encoding ABC transporter substrate-binding protein yields MSKRVLLGLLLACGLTASALAQEPKTGGVINAVIQPEPPGLMLAMIQNGPTQMVSGNIFEGLLRYSPKLEPEPELAESWSVSEDAKTYTFKLRKGVTWHDGKPFTSADVLFSIEMLKQTHARARNNLAQVDKVEAPDDYTVVFTLKQPFGPFLGIFEVGSMPMVPKHLYEGTDWKTNPYNNAPVGTGPFMFKEWQKGSFIRLVKNPNYYEKGKPYIDEIYWQIIPDAAARSVAYETGKVDVLPGGSVENFDVPRLSKLKDTCVTGAGWEFFSPLAWLWLNNRQGPLADKRVRQAIMYAIDRDFAKDVIWNGLGKVATGPSASTIKFYTGDVPKYPYDPAKAKALLKEAGYKGEKIRLLPLAYGETWQRWGEAVKQNLMDVGMNIETISTDVAGGNQKIGDWDYDIAFTYLYQYGDPALGVGRNYVSSAIAKGQVFNNVEGYSNPEIDKLFADGAVATPDTKRKEIYEKAQKILVEDVPVAWMLELQFPTIMRCKVKNLITTAIGVNDGFKDAWLDK; encoded by the coding sequence ATGTCGAAACGAGTGTTGCTTGGTCTCCTCCTCGCTTGCGGGCTCACGGCCTCGGCGCTGGCGCAGGAGCCGAAGACGGGCGGCGTGATCAATGCCGTGATTCAGCCCGAGCCGCCCGGCCTGATGCTGGCGATGATCCAGAATGGTCCGACCCAGATGGTGTCGGGCAACATTTTCGAAGGCCTGTTGCGCTACAGCCCCAAGCTCGAGCCGGAGCCGGAGCTCGCCGAGAGCTGGAGCGTCAGCGAGGACGCCAAGACCTATACTTTCAAGCTCCGCAAGGGCGTCACCTGGCACGACGGCAAGCCCTTCACCTCGGCCGACGTGCTGTTCTCGATCGAGATGCTGAAGCAGACCCACGCACGCGCCCGCAACAACCTCGCGCAGGTCGACAAGGTCGAGGCGCCCGACGATTACACCGTCGTGTTCACGCTGAAGCAGCCGTTCGGCCCGTTCCTCGGCATCTTCGAGGTCGGCTCGATGCCGATGGTGCCGAAGCATCTCTACGAAGGCACCGACTGGAAGACCAATCCTTACAACAACGCGCCTGTGGGCACCGGCCCCTTCATGTTCAAGGAATGGCAGAAGGGCTCGTTCATTCGCCTCGTCAAGAATCCGAACTATTACGAGAAGGGCAAGCCCTATATCGACGAGATCTACTGGCAGATCATCCCCGACGCCGCCGCGCGTTCGGTGGCCTATGAAACCGGCAAGGTCGATGTGCTGCCCGGCGGCTCGGTCGAGAATTTCGACGTGCCGCGGCTGTCCAAGCTGAAGGACACCTGCGTCACCGGCGCCGGCTGGGAGTTCTTCTCGCCACTGGCCTGGCTGTGGCTCAACAACCGCCAGGGCCCGCTCGCCGACAAGCGCGTGCGGCAGGCGATCATGTACGCGATCGATCGCGATTTCGCCAAGGACGTGATCTGGAACGGGCTCGGCAAGGTTGCGACCGGCCCGTCGGCCTCGACCATCAAGTTCTACACCGGCGACGTGCCGAAATATCCTTACGATCCCGCCAAGGCCAAGGCGCTGCTGAAGGAGGCCGGCTACAAGGGCGAGAAGATCCGCCTGTTGCCGCTCGCCTATGGCGAGACCTGGCAGCGCTGGGGTGAAGCCGTGAAGCAGAACCTGATGGACGTCGGCATGAACATCGAGACCATCTCGACCGACGTTGCCGGCGGCAACCAGAAGATCGGCGACTGGGACTACGACATCGCCTTCACCTATCTCTACCAGTACGGCGATCCCGCGCTCGGCGTGGGGCGCAATTACGTCTCCAGCGCCATCGCCAAGGGCCAGGTGTTCAACAACGTCGAGGGTTACTCGAACCCGGAGATCGACAAGCTGTTCGCCGACGGCGCGGTCGCAACGCCCGATACCAAGCGCAAGGAGATCTACGAGAAGGCACAGAAGATCCTGGTCGAGGACGTGCCGGTGGCCTGGATGCTCGAACTGCAATTCCCGACCATCATGCGCTGCAAGGTCAAGAACCTGATCACCACGGCGATCGGGGTCAATGACGGCTTCAAGGACGCATGGCTCGACAAGTGA
- a CDS encoding ABC transporter permease, with the protein MLSFVAQRVLKGVIVLLAIIVLNFFLIRLAPGDPAVVMAGEAGASDQVFVQQLREKFGLDKPLPEQLLIYVKGIATLDLGFSFRQQAPVAKLIAERLPATLLLTLTAFAISLVLGVLFGTFAARFAGTFLDTGITIFALIFYAMPIFWVALMGILLFSVTFDWLPSFGYETVGANLTGFAHIVDVAKHLIMPAMTLGLFFMATYTRMTRASMLEVKRLDFVKTARAKGLSDALIQRRHVLRNALLPVVTLAGVHAGTLIGGAVITETVFAWPGIGRLMYDALLQRDYNLLLGVFVTCSVMVLIFNLITDLVYRLVDPRIEFAA; encoded by the coding sequence ATGCTCTCCTTCGTCGCTCAGCGTGTCCTCAAGGGCGTGATAGTCCTGCTTGCGATCATCGTCCTCAATTTCTTCCTGATCCGGCTGGCACCCGGCGACCCCGCGGTCGTGATGGCGGGCGAGGCCGGCGCCAGCGACCAGGTCTTCGTGCAGCAGCTCCGGGAAAAATTCGGCCTCGACAAGCCGCTGCCCGAGCAACTGTTGATTTACGTCAAGGGCATCGCGACCCTCGACCTCGGCTTCTCCTTCCGCCAGCAGGCGCCGGTCGCGAAGCTGATCGCGGAACGGCTGCCGGCGACGCTGCTATTGACGCTGACCGCTTTCGCGATCTCGCTGGTCCTCGGTGTCCTCTTCGGCACCTTCGCCGCCCGGTTCGCCGGGACCTTCCTCGACACCGGCATTACGATCTTCGCATTGATCTTCTACGCCATGCCGATCTTCTGGGTGGCGCTGATGGGCATCCTGCTGTTCTCGGTCACGTTCGATTGGCTCCCGAGTTTTGGCTACGAGACGGTCGGCGCCAATCTCACGGGCTTTGCCCATATTGTCGACGTCGCCAAGCACCTGATCATGCCGGCGATGACGCTCGGCCTGTTCTTCATGGCTACCTACACAAGGATGACGCGCGCCTCGATGCTGGAGGTGAAGCGGCTCGACTTCGTCAAGACCGCGCGCGCCAAGGGCCTTTCCGACGCATTGATCCAGCGCCGCCACGTGCTGCGCAACGCGCTGCTGCCCGTGGTGACGCTCGCCGGCGTCCATGCCGGCACGCTGATCGGCGGCGCCGTCATCACCGAGACCGTGTTCGCATGGCCCGGCATCGGACGGCTGATGTACGACGCGTTGCTTCAGCGCGACTACAATCTGCTGCTCGGCGTGTTCGTGACCTGTTCGGTCATGGTGCTGATCTTCAACCTCATCACCGACCTCGTCTATCGCCTGGTCGACCCGCGCATCGAATTCGCCGCATGA
- a CDS encoding ABC transporter permease has product MKQFWTSMLKSPSGVIGLIILLLAISVAVFGPFLFPNSPWRMVQRPFLPPFTLSTVPLGTDALGRDVFAGMIFGARVSLLVGLVSTLVALVVGVPIGAMAGYFGGKVDDALMRFTEFFQTIPSFALAIVLVAILQPSIYSIVASIAVVSWPPVARLVRGEVLSLRTREYVQAAVVTGQSHSWIILREILPNALSPVIVLASLMVATAILLESSLSFLGLGDPNIISWGYMVGAGRTVIRQAWWITVFPGVAILISVLGLNLIGEGLNDALNPRLSREGR; this is encoded by the coding sequence ATGAAACAATTCTGGACATCGATGCTCAAAAGCCCGAGCGGGGTGATCGGGCTGATCATCCTCCTGCTCGCGATCTCGGTCGCGGTGTTCGGACCGTTCCTGTTCCCGAACTCACCCTGGCGCATGGTGCAGCGGCCGTTCCTGCCGCCCTTCACGCTCTCCACAGTGCCGCTCGGCACCGATGCGCTCGGCCGCGACGTGTTCGCCGGCATGATTTTTGGCGCACGCGTCTCGCTCCTTGTCGGCCTCGTCTCGACGCTGGTTGCACTCGTCGTCGGCGTTCCCATCGGCGCCATGGCCGGCTATTTCGGCGGCAAGGTCGACGACGCGCTGATGCGCTTCACCGAGTTCTTCCAGACCATTCCGAGCTTCGCGCTCGCGATCGTGCTGGTCGCGATCCTGCAGCCGTCGATCTACTCGATCGTCGCCTCGATCGCCGTGGTGAGCTGGCCGCCGGTCGCGCGCCTCGTCCGCGGCGAGGTGCTGTCGCTGCGCACGCGCGAATACGTCCAGGCCGCCGTGGTCACGGGGCAGTCCCACAGCTGGATCATCCTGCGCGAGATCCTGCCCAATGCGCTGTCGCCGGTGATCGTGCTGGCCTCGCTGATGGTGGCGACCGCGATCCTGTTGGAGTCTTCACTATCCTTCCTTGGCCTCGGCGATCCCAATATAATCTCCTGGGGCTACATGGTCGGCGCCGGCCGCACCGTGATCCGCCAGGCCTGGTGGATCACCGTCTTTCCCGGCGTCGCCATCCTGATCTCGGTGCTCGGCCTCAACCTGATCGGCGAAGGCCTCAACGACGCGCTCAATCCGCGGCTCTCGCGGGAGGGACGCTGA
- a CDS encoding ABC transporter ATP-binding protein, with translation MTAPPAVSIKNLRIALPKGAERPFAVDGVSLDLRPGKIVCVVGESGSGKSMCAHALMGLLPDTVSIASGEIQFEGRDLLELDDNGWRDLRGRRLAMIFQEPMTALNPLMRIGDQMAEMFEAHDLLTPRERRAKALSLAREVGLPDPERIVRAYPHQLSGGQRQRAMIAMALALEPAVLVADEPTTALDVTTQAQILKLIRNLQRNRNMAVMFITHDFGVVADIADQVVVLRHGKVVEEGPAATVFDNPQHDYTKALLAAVPSMHPPARAPLDDRAKAVEVIGLDKTYVTSGGWFREDRRVDAARAVNFNILKGETLGLVGESGSGKSSVARLVMRLIEADRGTVRIGDTDLSSLSGKALRAERHRIQMIFQDPFASLNPRRKIGHIIADGPIASGLDPKVAFDRARNLLKMVGLDAGALERYPHEFSGGQRQRIGIARALALEPEIIVADEAVSALDVSVQTQVLKLLEDLKARLGLSMLFITHDLRVAAQICDRIAVMQRGGIVELKPTAQLFAAPEHAYTRELLAAVPGQRERAPTA, from the coding sequence ATGACCGCCCCACCCGCCGTCTCGATCAAGAACCTCAGGATTGCCCTGCCCAAAGGCGCCGAACGGCCCTTCGCCGTCGACGGTGTGTCGCTGGACTTGCGGCCCGGCAAGATCGTCTGCGTGGTCGGCGAATCCGGCTCCGGCAAGTCGATGTGCGCGCACGCACTGATGGGCCTGCTGCCGGACACGGTGTCCATTGCCTCAGGCGAGATCCAGTTCGAAGGCCGCGACCTGCTCGAGCTCGATGACAACGGCTGGCGCGACCTGCGCGGCCGCCGTCTCGCAATGATTTTCCAGGAGCCGATGACCGCGCTCAATCCGTTGATGCGCATCGGCGACCAGATGGCCGAGATGTTCGAGGCCCACGACCTGCTGACGCCCAGGGAGCGACGCGCCAAGGCGCTGTCGCTGGCGCGCGAGGTCGGCCTGCCCGACCCCGAGCGCATCGTGCGTGCCTATCCGCACCAGCTCTCCGGCGGCCAGCGGCAGCGCGCCATGATCGCAATGGCGCTCGCGCTCGAACCCGCCGTTCTGGTCGCGGACGAGCCGACCACCGCGCTCGATGTCACCACGCAGGCGCAGATCCTCAAACTGATCCGCAACCTCCAACGCAACCGCAACATGGCGGTGATGTTCATCACCCACGACTTCGGCGTCGTTGCAGATATTGCCGATCAGGTCGTGGTGCTCCGCCATGGCAAGGTGGTCGAGGAAGGCCCCGCCGCGACTGTGTTTGACAATCCGCAGCACGACTACACCAAGGCGCTGCTTGCCGCCGTGCCGTCGATGCATCCGCCGGCGCGCGCGCCGCTCGACGATCGGGCCAAAGCCGTCGAGGTGATCGGCCTGGACAAGACTTACGTCACCTCGGGCGGCTGGTTTCGCGAAGACCGCCGCGTCGATGCTGCGCGCGCGGTCAACTTCAACATCCTCAAGGGCGAGACGCTGGGCCTGGTCGGCGAATCCGGTTCCGGCAAATCGTCGGTCGCGCGGCTCGTGATGCGGCTGATCGAGGCCGATCGCGGCACGGTTCGGATCGGCGACACCGACCTCAGCTCACTTTCCGGCAAGGCACTCCGCGCTGAACGCCATCGCATCCAGATGATCTTTCAGGATCCGTTCGCCTCGCTCAATCCGCGGCGCAAGATCGGCCACATCATCGCCGACGGCCCGATCGCATCCGGCCTCGATCCGAAAGTCGCGTTCGACCGTGCCCGAAATCTCCTCAAGATGGTGGGCCTCGATGCCGGCGCACTCGAACGCTATCCGCATGAATTCTCCGGCGGTCAGCGCCAGCGCATCGGCATTGCGCGGGCGCTCGCGCTCGAGCCCGAGATCATCGTCGCCGACGAAGCCGTCTCGGCGCTCGACGTCTCGGTGCAGACGCAGGTGCTCAAACTGCTCGAAGATCTCAAGGCGCGCCTCGGCCTCTCGATGCTGTTCATCACCCACGATCTGCGCGTGGCCGCGCAAATCTGCGACCGCATCGCGGTGATGCAGCGCGGCGGCATCGTCGAGCTGAAGCCGACGGCACAGCTGTTCGCCGCGCCGGAGCACGCCTATACGCGCGAGCTGCTGGCCGCGGTGCCGGGGCAAAGGGAACGTGCGCCGACCGCGTGA
- a CDS encoding AEC family transporter: MEVASLVLPVFAIIVTGWLAGASGYLSRSLADALVHFAYNVAMPALLIVTIAQEPARNLLEWRFLLAFGGGSLICFALVFLAVRAGGQSDLASGTIQGMAAAMTNTGFVALPILHAIYGQPAVLPAAVATVFVAAVMFPITVILLERGARGTAHVGGLAKQILLNPMVLSTLIGLVWATTGLPIPAAVATYLNMIAAALTPCALFAIGLGLSVESLRSSLGTSFALAAVKLAVMPLIVYGLCVMTGLNPLYTVAAVICAAVPTAKTVYVLAHEHKVEEKLVAATVSITTMLSVATLLVALYLLSGLAAVAR; the protein is encoded by the coding sequence ATGGAGGTCGCCAGCCTCGTTCTTCCCGTATTCGCGATCATCGTCACCGGATGGCTCGCCGGGGCGTCGGGCTATCTCTCGCGCTCGCTCGCCGACGCGCTGGTGCATTTCGCCTACAATGTCGCGATGCCGGCGCTGCTGATCGTCACGATCGCGCAGGAGCCCGCACGCAATCTCCTGGAATGGCGTTTCTTGCTCGCCTTCGGTGGCGGCTCCCTGATCTGCTTCGCACTGGTCTTCCTGGCGGTCCGTGCCGGCGGCCAAAGCGATCTCGCCAGCGGCACGATCCAGGGCATGGCGGCGGCAATGACCAATACGGGTTTCGTGGCGCTGCCGATCCTGCATGCGATTTACGGCCAGCCCGCCGTCCTGCCTGCCGCGGTGGCAACAGTGTTCGTCGCGGCCGTGATGTTTCCGATCACGGTCATCCTGCTGGAACGGGGCGCGCGCGGCACCGCGCATGTCGGCGGGCTCGCAAAGCAGATCCTGCTCAATCCGATGGTGCTGTCGACGCTCATCGGCCTCGTCTGGGCGACCACGGGCCTGCCGATTCCGGCCGCCGTCGCGACCTATCTGAACATGATCGCCGCGGCGCTCACGCCGTGCGCGCTGTTTGCCATCGGGCTCGGCCTTTCGGTCGAAAGCCTGCGCTCCAGTCTCGGGACATCGTTCGCACTCGCGGCCGTGAAGCTGGCGGTGATGCCGCTGATCGTCTACGGCCTCTGCGTGATGACAGGCCTCAATCCGCTCTACACCGTCGCCGCCGTGATCTGCGCGGCCGTGCCGACGGCGAAAACCGTTTACGTGCTGGCGCACGAGCACAAGGTCGAGGAGAAGCTGGTTGCGGCCACGGTCTCGATCACGACGATGCTGTCGGTTGCGACATTGCTGGTCGCGCTCTATCTCCTCTCGGGCCTTGCGGCCGTTGCGCGCTGA
- a CDS encoding acyl carrier protein, translated as MSNDVRSRMRGYIRQRLDMKGDTSPLRDDDLLFSSGRLDSLDAVEIVMTIEIDHGINFADINFDLTRLDSIDAIADLIERHAVSV; from the coding sequence ATGAGTAACGACGTACGCTCGCGGATGCGCGGCTATATCCGGCAGCGGCTGGACATGAAGGGCGACACGAGCCCGCTGCGCGACGACGATTTGCTGTTCTCCAGCGGCCGACTCGATTCGCTGGACGCGGTCGAGATCGTGATGACGATCGAGATCGACCACGGCATCAACTTCGCGGACATCAATTTCGATCTGACACGCCTGGATTCGATCGACGCGATAGCCGATCTGATCGAACGGCACGCCGTGTCGGTCTGA
- a CDS encoding amino acid adenylation domain-containing protein — protein MPVPAYNLGLRFEEIVKTSPSAPALLCEGRIYEFQTLNIMANRLARWLGGRGVEAGQVVCIELPKMVEAYALALACLKIGAPYAFLDTAAPAERARRMLGRCAPVLIVSTREGDGTRVVIGDEPARARLHEELAGFASDDMPETRAITGADPAYVMFTSGSTGEPKGAVIPHQGVLHLADWARSDLHIGPGERLTNVNPIYFDNSVLDIYAGLLNGAAIVALDALKGRRPADLVEEITRAGCTFFFAVPTLFMYLDSMNLLTPDRLPGVKRFMFGGEGFPLARLRRFFTAFAGKAQLVNCYGPTETSCICSGFEITADVFETADGLPPLGRLNPNFSYRILDDELKVVAPGDVGELWLGGPCVGLGYINNAEETARRFRQDPVTGGHRAVLYRTGDLVESDARTGVLRFRGRADNQVKLNGYRIELEEIDHAIASHPDVTRALTVVFRDGAGPGRLVAAYSGADLPEADLLAHCKARLPGYMVPSRFVRLEAMPTNANGKADRRAVAELLGPGHALAKAS, from the coding sequence ATGCCGGTGCCGGCCTACAATCTCGGATTGAGGTTTGAAGAGATCGTTAAGACCTCGCCTTCGGCCCCTGCGTTGTTGTGCGAGGGGCGGATTTACGAGTTCCAGACTCTCAATATCATGGCCAATCGTCTCGCGCGCTGGCTGGGTGGCCGCGGCGTCGAAGCTGGCCAAGTCGTCTGCATCGAATTGCCGAAGATGGTCGAAGCCTATGCGCTGGCGCTGGCCTGCCTCAAGATTGGTGCGCCCTACGCTTTCCTCGATACCGCAGCGCCCGCCGAGCGGGCCCGACGGATGCTTGGCCGATGCGCGCCGGTGCTGATCGTCAGCACGCGCGAGGGCGACGGCACGCGGGTGGTGATCGGCGATGAGCCGGCGCGTGCGAGGCTGCATGAAGAGCTGGCAGGCTTTGCAAGCGACGACATGCCGGAGACCAGGGCCATTACCGGCGCCGATCCTGCCTATGTGATGTTCACATCGGGATCGACCGGCGAACCCAAAGGTGCCGTCATCCCGCATCAGGGCGTGCTGCACCTGGCGGACTGGGCTCGATCCGATCTGCATATCGGGCCAGGCGAGCGCCTCACCAACGTCAATCCGATCTATTTCGACAATTCGGTGCTCGACATTTATGCGGGCCTTCTCAACGGCGCGGCGATTGTCGCGCTCGATGCTCTCAAGGGACGACGGCCCGCCGATCTGGTCGAGGAGATCACGAGGGCAGGCTGCACCTTCTTCTTCGCGGTGCCGACCCTCTTCATGTATCTCGATTCCATGAACCTGCTGACGCCCGACCGGCTACCGGGCGTCAAGCGCTTCATGTTCGGTGGCGAAGGCTTTCCGCTCGCGCGGCTGCGCCGCTTCTTCACGGCCTTTGCCGGCAAGGCACAGCTCGTCAACTGCTACGGCCCGACCGAGACGAGCTGCATCTGTAGTGGCTTCGAGATCACCGCGGATGTGTTCGAGACTGCAGACGGGCTGCCGCCGCTGGGCCGGCTGAATCCCAATTTCAGCTACCGCATCCTTGATGACGAGTTGAAGGTCGTGGCGCCCGGCGACGTCGGCGAGCTGTGGCTCGGCGGGCCCTGTGTCGGGCTCGGCTACATCAACAATGCCGAGGAGACTGCGCGCCGGTTTCGCCAGGATCCAGTCACCGGCGGCCATCGCGCCGTGCTGTACCGCACCGGCGATCTCGTCGAATCCGACGCGCGCACCGGTGTGCTGCGCTTTCGTGGCCGCGCCGACAACCAGGTGAAGTTGAACGGCTACCGCATCGAGCTCGAGGAGATTGATCACGCCATCGCCTCCCATCCGGACGTTACGCGCGCATTGACGGTGGTGTTTCGGGACGGAGCCGGCCCAGGGCGTCTCGTCGCGGCGTATTCAGGCGCAGACTTGCCTGAGGCCGATCTGCTCGCTCATTGCAAGGCGCGGCTTCCTGGCTACATGGTTCCTTCCCGCTTCGTCCGGCTCGAAGCCATGCCGACCAACGCGAACGGCAAGGCCGACCGGCGCGCCGTCGCCGAGTTGCTCGGGCCCGGTCATGCCCTCGCCAAGGCGTCCTGA
- a CDS encoding outer membrane protein — protein MKKILFATVALLVVGAAAPAIGADLGARPYYNKAPAYAAPIYNWTGFYIGAHLGGAFSSDNNFNGLSTGNNGNGRFLGGLQAGADWQVNPNFVVGAEAQYSWLSGNVGAVFPGGVAYTNNQRGLGSITGRVGYTWGPGLVYVKGGYAYSDNNEKVTVGGVPTGFIISGDHSNGYTVGAGLEYMFAPSWSAKAEYQYYNFGDAHFTAGPLVGTGNFTTDDHTFKAGVNYRFNWATPVAARY, from the coding sequence ATGAAGAAGATTCTGTTTGCGACCGTTGCGCTGCTCGTGGTGGGTGCGGCTGCGCCGGCGATCGGTGCCGATCTCGGCGCCCGCCCCTATTACAACAAGGCGCCGGCCTATGCCGCGCCGATCTACAACTGGACCGGCTTCTACATCGGTGCGCATCTCGGCGGTGCGTTCTCCAGCGACAATAACTTCAACGGCCTCTCCACCGGCAACAACGGCAACGGCCGTTTCCTCGGCGGTCTGCAGGCCGGTGCGGACTGGCAGGTCAACCCGAACTTCGTGGTCGGCGCCGAAGCCCAGTATTCCTGGCTCTCCGGCAATGTCGGCGCGGTGTTCCCGGGCGGCGTGGCCTACACCAATAACCAGCGCGGCCTCGGTTCGATCACCGGCCGCGTCGGCTACACCTGGGGCCCGGGCCTGGTCTACGTGAAGGGCGGCTACGCCTATTCCGACAACAATGAGAAGGTGACCGTTGGCGGCGTGCCGACCGGCTTCATCATCTCTGGCGATCACAGCAACGGCTACACCGTCGGCGCCGGTCTCGAATACATGTTCGCACCGAGCTGGTCGGCCAAGGCCGAGTACCAGTATTACAATTTCGGCGACGCGCACTTCACCGCGGGTCCGCTCGTCGGCACCGGCAACTTCACCACCGACGACCACACCTTCAAGGCCGGCGTTAACTACCGCTTCAACTGGGCAACCCCGGTCGCCGCACGCTACTGA
- a CDS encoding methyl-accepting chemotaxis protein, with protein MAIRLSLGRFKPRFKMPKWGLRGSLIAAFAVIAGMGLVIAAGAGFVFNHLGSTMMDLSGRDIPRLAASLQLASQSATLAAQGPGLLASPTDDALNDRTKNVKDIQQQAMAKLGEIIELGADQQTATALRDTAKSIDDATQSLVSAARERLDTGALHEKQYEALRKAQVAFVGAAGPAMLDTQTRLNAILGSAEVSADDATEAARTVAQVSTISANGNLMAADMMAALSANSSDTLEAIEKEFKTTRDRVKSNLEDLPNIPSMQAVRGAVEKLFTFGEGKTGVFKIRQKELDSIDYGQTILDETRKLNVGLGISVQALVDGVQKETNASTFGARQEISLATTAMLALGGLTLIGSALFVWLYVGRNILRRIRELQRAMQLLSAGDLDTEIVRSRQDDEIGAMKETLTVFRDSMIEARSLAGEQDKDRVVKAERAAHMEAKIAEFEGTVRAALDNLAQSANSMQATAQSMSTTADQSNALVNAVASAAEETSVNVQTVSSGTEQLSSSIEEISKQVVTSAAIAKKAVDEAGATDTTVQSLADSASRISVVVDLIQTIASQTNLLALNATIEAARAGEAGRGFAVVASEVKSLASQTAKATEEIRTQIVSMQQVTTSAVGAIQGIGRIIGEINDVTTTIAAAVEEQGAATREIARNIQHAAGGTSEVSSNIVGVSTASAEAGAAATEVLSASDALRREADMLRGEIDAFLNNMRAA; from the coding sequence ATGGCAATCCGTCTGAGCTTGGGCCGTTTCAAGCCGCGCTTCAAAATGCCGAAATGGGGATTGCGTGGCAGCCTGATCGCGGCCTTCGCCGTGATCGCGGGCATGGGCCTCGTGATCGCAGCCGGCGCCGGCTTCGTGTTCAACCATCTCGGCTCGACCATGATGGATTTGAGTGGCCGCGATATCCCGCGCCTCGCCGCCAGCCTTCAGCTCGCCTCGCAGAGCGCGACGCTCGCAGCACAGGGCCCCGGCCTGCTCGCATCGCCCACCGACGACGCGCTGAACGATCGCACCAAGAACGTGAAGGACATCCAGCAGCAAGCGATGGCCAAGCTCGGCGAGATCATCGAGCTCGGCGCAGACCAGCAGACTGCGACTGCGCTCCGCGACACCGCCAAGAGCATCGATGACGCCACGCAAAGCCTCGTCTCGGCGGCGCGCGAACGGCTCGACACCGGCGCACTGCACGAGAAGCAGTATGAAGCGCTGCGCAAGGCCCAGGTCGCCTTCGTCGGCGCCGCCGGCCCCGCGATGCTGGATACCCAGACGCGCCTGAACGCGATCCTCGGTTCGGCGGAAGTGTCGGCCGATGACGCCACCGAGGCCGCGCGCACTGTCGCCCAGGTCTCGACCATCTCCGCCAACGGCAATCTGATGGCCGCCGACATGATGGCGGCACTCTCGGCCAACAGCAGCGACACGCTCGAAGCGATCGAGAAGGAATTCAAGACCACCCGCGACCGCGTCAAGTCCAACCTCGAGGACCTCCCGAACATTCCCTCGATGCAGGCGGTGCGCGGCGCCGTGGAGAAGCTGTTCACCTTCGGCGAAGGCAAGACCGGCGTGTTCAAGATCCGCCAGAAGGAGCTCGATTCGATCGATTACGGCCAGACCATCCTGGACGAGACCCGCAAGCTCAATGTCGGTCTCGGCATCAGCGTGCAGGCGCTCGTCGACGGCGTGCAGAAGGAGACCAACGCCTCGACCTTCGGGGCTCGCCAGGAGATCTCGCTCGCCACCACCGCAATGCTGGCGCTGGGCGGACTGACGCTGATCGGCTCGGCGCTGTTCGTCTGGCTCTATGTCGGCCGCAACATCCTGCGCCGCATCCGTGAGCTCCAGCGCGCGATGCAGCTGCTCTCCGCCGGTGACCTCGACACCGAAATCGTCCGCTCCCGTCAGGACGACGAGATCGGCGCGATGAAGGAGACCCTGACGGTGTTCCGCGACAGCATGATCGAAGCCCGCTCACTTGCGGGCGAGCAGGACAAGGATCGCGTCGTCAAGGCCGAGCGCGCCGCACACATGGAGGCGAAGATCGCGGAGTTCGAGGGCACGGTGCGCGCCGCGCTCGACAATCTCGCGCAATCGGCCAATTCGATGCAGGCAACGGCGCAGAGCATGTCGACCACCGCTGACCAGTCCAACGCGCTGGTGAACGCGGTTGCCTCCGCCGCGGAGGAGACCTCGGTCAACGTGCAGACCGTGTCGTCGGGCACCGAGCAGCTGTCTTCGTCGATCGAGGAGATCAGCAAGCAGGTCGTCACCTCGGCTGCGATCGCCAAGAAGGCGGTCGACGAGGCCGGCGCCACCGACACCACGGTGCAGAGCCTTGCCGACAGCGCAAGCCGCATCAGCGTCGTGGTCGACCTGATCCAGACGATTGCGTCGCAGACCAATCTGCTCGCACTCAATGCCACCATCGAGGCAGCGCGCGCTGGCGAAGCCGGCCGCGGCTTCGCGGTGGTCGCGTCCGAGGTGAAGAGCCTCGCCAGCCAGACCGCGAAGGCGACGGAAGAGATCCGCACCCAGATCGTCAGCATGCAGCAGGTCACGACCTCCGCCGTCGGCGCCATCCAGGGCATCGGCCGGATCATCGGTGAGATCAACGACGTCACCACGACGATCGCAGCTGCGGTCGAGGAGCAGGGTGCCGCGACCCGCGAGATCGCCCGCAACATCCAGCACGCTGCGGGGGGTACCAGCGAGGTCTCCAGCAACATCGTCGGCGTCTCCACGGCTTCGGCCGAGGCCGGCGCTGCGGCCACCGAGGTGCTCAGTGCATCGGATGCGCTGCGCCGCGAGGCCGACATGCTGCGCGGGGAGATCGACGCGTTCCTCAACAACATGCGGGCGGCTTGA